Below is a genomic region from Jiangella gansuensis DSM 44835.
CCTCATCGCCGACGACTTGACCGGTGCGGCTGAGGCGGCAGCTGCCTTCCTGCCGCGCGCTGTGCGCATTCTGCCCTTCCACGAACTGCGCGCGGCGCGCGATCTCCGTGCGACGGCGTTCGACGGCCTCACGGGCGCGGCCGGCCGCGACGGGGGCACGGACGACGGCCAGGTGCTCGCCGTGGACACCGATTCACGCTATGCCACCGCCGCCGAGGCGGCCCACCGGTGCGGCGCCGCGCTCAGCCTGCTGCCATCCGGTGGCACAGTCGTCAAGAAGATCGATTCAACGTTGCGCGGCCCATTGTCCGCTGAGGTGGCGGCGCTGCGCGGGGACGGCGTCCCGCTGGTCGTAGCGCCCGCGCTTCCGGCGTTGGCCCGGTCCGTCGTCGGGGGAGCGGTCCGGGTCGGCGGCGTGCCGCTGCAGCGCAGCGCTGCCTGGGCTGCCGAGCCGAAGCCCGCGCCGGCGACGGTGGCCGAGGCGCTGCAGCCCGCGCCGGTCGCCGTCGCCGGTCTGGACACGGTCCGTGGCGCGCCGGACGCGCTGGCAGCAGCGATGACGGAAGCAGCCGCCACCGGGTCGCTGCTGGTCTGTGACGCGGAGACAGATACCGACCTCGATCTCATCGTTCACGCCGGCACGCTGACCGGCGGGCCGGTGCGATGGGTGGGGTCGGCCGGGCTGGCCCACGCGCTGGCCCGCACGAGCCGGGCGCCGGCGGCCGGGACGACCCCGCCGGCGCCCACGGCCCGCCCGCCCGCGCTGTTCGTGGTGGGCACGGCGGTCGCGTCGGCCCGTATCCAGATCCGGCGGCTGGCCGGGTGGGCCGACACCGTCGTGGAGCTGGATCCTGCGCGGCTGGCCGATCCCGGTACAGCCGCCGAGCTGGCCGCCCGTACGGCGGGCCGGAGCGCCGTCGTCCACCTGACCGCGGCGCACGGTGTCGCCCGCTCCCCGGACGTCGTCGCGGCGCTGGCCGCCGCGGTCGCGCCGTCCACCGCCGAGCACCCAACACTGGTGCTCACCGGCGGCGAGACCGCCCGTGCCGTTCTCGCCGCCATCGGCGCCGGCGAGCTGGTGGTCCGAGCCGAGTGGGACGACGGCGTCGTCGTCAGCACGGTGCCGGACGGGCACGTCGTCGTCACCAAGCCGGGCGCCTTCGGCGATCCGGACACGCTGCTACGGGTCGCCCAGCGGCTTACGCACGAGGAGGACACATGACAACACCCCTGGTCGCGGTCACCATGGGCGACGGCGCCGGAGTCGGGCCCGAGGTGGTCGTCCGGGCGCTCTCCGGGCCCGAGGTGCGCGCCCTGTGCCGGCCGGTGGTGGTCGGCGACCTCGCGCGGCTGCGCGACGCCGCCCGCATCTGCGGCGTTGACGTCGAGCTGCGGGCCGTCGCCGGGCCGGAGGATGCCACGTTCGCCGACGGCGTCATCGAGGTGATCGACCTCGGGCTGTTGCCCGCCGGCCTGCCGTACGGCGAGCTGTCCGCCGTCGCCGGCGACGCCGCCTACCAGTACGTGAAAGCCGCCAGCGAGCTCGCGGTCGCCGGCCGGGTGCAGGCCATCTGCACCGCCCCGCTGAACAAGGAGGCCCTGCACGCCGGCGGGCACCCTTACCCCGGGCACACCGAGCTGCTGGCCGAACTGTGTGGCGTCGACGAGGTCTCGATGATGCTCTCCACGCCCACCGTGAAGGTCATCCACGTCACCACTCACATCGGGCTCGTCGACGCCATCGAGCGGATCGACGTGCCGCTGGTCGAGCGGACCATCCGGCGCGGTCACGCGACCATGGTCGGTGCCGGGATCGAGAACCCCCGTCTCGGTGTCTGCGGAATCAACCCGCACGCCGGTGAGAACGGCCTCTTCGGCCGTGGTGAAGAAGAAACCAAGATCGTCCCGGCGGTGGAGCGGGTCCGCGCCGACGGCATCGAGGCCCACGGGCCGCTGCCCGCCGACACCGCGTTCTTCCTGGCCAGCCGTGGCGACTACGACCTCATCGTGGCCATGTACCACGACCAAGGGCACGGACCGGTCAAGGTGCTCGGCCTCGAGGCGGGCGTCAACATCACTGTCGGGCTGCCGGTGATCCGCACGTCCGTTGACCACGGCACCGCCTTCGACATCGCGGGCAGCGGCGTTGCCGACGCCGGTAGCATGATCGAGGCATTGCGCCAGGCCGCCGCGCTCGCGCCGAGCCCGTCCGGACCGTAGGAGTCGAGGTGGGATGAGCGAGCATACGACGAGCGGGCGCTCGATCGAGCAGCGTCTGCAGCGGCTGATCGAGGCCAAGGGCCGCGACCGGCTGTCGGCGCGCGAACGCCGCAGCGCCATCGTCGATGTCGCCTGGAGCGACGGCAGGATCGAGGTCGACACGCTCGCCTCCCACTTCGGCGTGACGGCGTCCACCATCCGCCGCGACCTCGCGTTGCTGACCTCGCAGGGCAAACTCGCCCGCACCTTCGGCGGCGCCATGGCACACGCACCAATGGGTGAGACGTCGCTCGGTCAGCGCAGCCGCGAAGCGTTCCGGCAGAAGCACGCCATCGCCGGCTGGGCCGCCGAGCAGATCGGCGCGGGCGAGACCGTGCTCCTCGACGCCGGTACCACCACCGGTCACCTCGCCCGGGCGCTTCGGCACCGCGACCACCTCACCGTCGTCACCATCGGGCTCACCGTCGTCACCGAACTGGCCGACGCCGACGGTGTCGAGGTGCTCTGCCTGGGCGGCCGGCTGCGGCACATCAGCCACGGCCTGGTCGGGCCGATCGCCGAGGCCGCGCTGGAACGGGTCACCGCCGACCGGGCGTTCCTCGGTGCCGACGGCATCACCGTCGACGAAGGCATCTGTGAGGCGAACCTCGAACAGACCCGGCTCAAAGAACTGATGATGGCCCGGGCCGGCACGGTCTACGTGCTCGCCGACGGCAGCAAGCTCGGCCAGCGCCCCTTCCACGCGTGGGCCCGGATGCCACCGACGTGGACACTCGTCACCGACGACGGCGCCGACCCTGCCGAGGTCGATCGCTTCCGCTCCGCCGGCATCGAAGTGGTCGTGGTGGACGACCGCTCTCGGCCGGTCACCTGACCGGGCGCGCGGCGATCGACCAGGCGTCGAGCAGGCGAGCGGCCGAGCCGCCGACCGGGCCCACGACGTCGGCCAGGGTCTCCGGGTCCGGCAGCGACGCCGTCGCGACCGCCTCGACCGCGTCGGCGGCGGACGAGATGGACGACGAACACACCCGCAGCAGGTAGTCCGGCACCACCAGCGCCGGGTCGACACAGCCCACCACGGGCACGCCGGCCGCGACGATCAGCGGGAACACCGTTCCAGGGATGCCGATGGCCGTTTCCGCGCGGGCCGACGCCTGGAGCGACGGCACGGCGCTGATCTCGTAACGGCTCCACAGCTGCGGGTTCTCCCGCGGGTGCAGGCCGACCAGGATGCGCTTACCTGCCGCCTCGAGCGCGGCCGCGGCGTCCAGGAGCAACTGCGTTCCCGGCGCGGCGCCGCCGGTCTCGTCCGGGTAGGTCACGCTGGTCAGGACGAGCACGGTCCCCGGCTCGGGAGCGGGCGTGGGCAGCGTGTCCGTCTGCGGCGAGCCGACGACGCGCACCCGCCGCCGGGTGCCCAGGTGTCCGCCGAACGCCCGGCCCTCCGCCGGCGACGACGACGTCACCACCCGCAGCCGGTGACGCAGCTCGCGGGCCCGCGGTGCTTCGGCGGCGTTGAGATACGCCAGCGACGTGGCCGCCACCGGGACGAACCGGCCGAGGGCCGCAGCGCAGTCAGCCGGCCAGTCGGTCGCGCCGGTGACGACGAGCAGGTCGGCCGCGGCGCGGTCCCCGCGGCCGGTCTCGGCGCTGAGCTCGTCCAGCGTCACGACCGGGACCTGCTCGTCCGGGGCGAGCTGCGAACGGTCGGGCACGAGTTGCCGCACGTCCCAGCCGCGTGCCGCGATCTCGGGAAGCAGCGGGCGCACGTGGTACGTCCCCCACGGCTCATTGGTGGCGACGAGCACCCGCGGCCGCGCCGCCCGAACTGCCTGCGCCGGGGCGGCCGCCGTGAGACCCGCGGCGGCGATGCCGGTAGCGGCCAGGGCGCCGGCGACGAAGGAGCGACGGCTCGGGAGAGATCCAGCATGCATGGCGGCGACCGTACCCAACCGGGACAGCCCGGACATGAACACCGGGTGAAGCCATCCGCACCGCAGCGGCTACCAGGGGACGGGCCGGCCGTCGCGGAAGAAGCCGCCGGTGGGGCCGTCGTCGGGCAGCGTTGCCGCCCAGACGATGCCGGCCGCGCCGTCGCGTACCGGCCGCCCGCCGGGACCGCCCATGTCGGTGGCGACCCAGCCCGGGCAGATCGAGTTCACCAGGACGCCGTCACGGCGCAGCTCGGCGGCCAGCATCCGGGTCACCGCGTTGAGCGCGGCCTTGGTGAGGCTGTAGGCGGGCGTGCCGCCGCCCATTCCGGCCAGCGACCCGCTTTCGCTGGAGACGTTGACGACGCGGGGGTGGCCGCTGGCACGCAGCAGCGGTATCAGGGTCATGGCCAGGCGCCACGCGCCGTAGACGTTGGTCTCGGCCGCCTCCCGGACCACGTCGACGTCGGCGTCGGTGGCGCGTTGCCAGGTGTCGTAGTGGATGGCGGCGTTGTTGACCAGGGCGTCGAGTCGCCCGTACTCGCGCGACAGGAAGCCGGCCAGGGCGGCGGCGTCGGACGCGCGGGTGACGTCGAGCCGGAACGCGACGACGGTGCCCGGCAGTCCCTTCGCGGCGGCCTGCGCTGCGGCGAGGTCGCGCGCTGTCAGCACGACGGTGTGCCCGCGGGCGGCGAGCTGGCGGCAGACCTCGAGGCCGATGCCGCGGTTGCCCCCGGTGACGACGGCGACTCGGCCGGACCCGTCGACGCGGTCGGTCACGCCGCGACCCGCCCGCCGGTGCCGGCCGCGCACCGGGCCGACGCGAGCTCCGTCAGGGCGCGGTCGCCATCCTCGTAGGTGGCGTGCAGGGTGATCGCGGTGATCCGGTCGTCGGTGACCCGGATGTCGTACCGGCCGGCGACCATCCAGGTGCCGCGGAGATCGCCGTCGGCCAGGTGGTGGTAGCCGCGCACCGTCGTGACGCACCGCACGCCGCCGTCGCCGTCGGGAGCCGGACTCGTCAGCACCGGGCCGGTGAGGTGCTGGGTCGCGTCGAAGCCGGGCAGCAGCCCGCGCCAGCGCGACACGACCTCGGTCGCGGCGACGGACTCGACCTCGCCGCCCCACAGGGAGGTGTAGTCGAGCCGGACCTCGCGGGCGAGGACGGCCAGCACGCCGTCCCAGTCCAGGGTGTCGACGGCGTGCAGCAGGGCGGTGACGGCGTCGGCGGCCGTGGAATCGCTCATGCGCCCAGCTTCACCGAACCCCGGCCGTCGTGGGAGGGTCCGATCCTGCGGTTCTCGTGCGGGCGCAGGTCGGAAGGCAGGAAGCCGGTGTGCCGGCGGAACATCCGCCGGAAGTGGCTCACGTTGGACAGGCCCACCGAGTAGGCGACCTGCGGGACGCTCAGCCGGCCGTTCACCAGCAGCGTCTTGGCGCGTTCCATGCGCCGCGACGTGACGTACTCGTGCGGCGCCAGGCCGGTGGTCGCCTTGAACGCGCGGGCGAAGTGGAACGGGCTCAGCGCGACGGCCGCGGCGAGGTCGTCGACGGTGAGCGGGTCACCCAGCCGCGCCTCGACCAGGTCGGCGACGCGGGACAGCAGCACGCGGTCCAGCCGGCCGGTCAAGGCGCGCGACGGCGGCGCGATGCCGGCGTAGTGGCCGACGACGTGCTCGGCCAGCCGCCGGGCGAGGCTACTGGCCCGGACGGTGTCGACGTGCGCGGCGCCGACATGTGCGCGCTTGAGCAGCGACGCCGCACCGAGCACGACGGCGTCGCGCACGCCCCGCAGCGGCTCGATCTCAGGCGTCCGCGACGACCCGGCCGCGGCCCGCAGCAGGTCGTCGTAGGGGTACATCTCGACCAGCTCGTCGGGGCGCACGACCTCGCTCCAGTACACCCGCGACCGGCCGTTGGCGAAGACGTCGCCGGGCCGGATGTCGAACCGGTCGCTTCGCCCGCCCGACTCGATGACGACGCCGTGGTGCTCGGCGAACGACACCCCGATCTGCTGCTCGCCGCTGACGGTGACCGCGCCGGTGGGCGGGCTCCAGCAGTACACCGACCGCAGCCCCGGCCAGCGCAGCTCCGAGCGGCGGGCAGCCGTCCGGGCCGTCGCGGCCGGGCCGGTCATGCCCGCGCCGCCACCACCGCCGTGCACTGCAGGGACCATGCCGCCAGTATCCGTGCCTCGTCCAGCCCCAGCGGCGAGCCAGCGAACGTTCACGTGGACCGGTGCAGGCTGATCACAGCGCCGAGCAACAGCACCGCCGCGCCGTCGACGTCGAACCCCGAGGCGGCCCGCCACCGGCCCACGTGCCGGAACCCGTGTCCGGATTCCGGACCTCGCGTCTTTCCGGCCGGACGACGGGACTAGCGTGAGTGCATGACCGTGACTCCCTCCAAGCCCGATCTCAAGCCCCACTCCCGGGCGGTCACCGACGGTCTCGAGCGCGCCGCGGCTCGCGGCATGCTCCGCGCCGTGGGTATGACCGACGACGACTGGGAGAAGCCGCAGATCGGTGTCGGCTCGTCGTGGAACGAGATCACCCCCTGCAACCTCTCGCTGGACCGCCTGGCGAAGGCGTCGAAGGAGGGGGTGCACGCCGGTGGTGGTTTTCCGATGGAGTTCGGCACCATCTCGGTGTCCGACGGCATCTCCATGGGCCACGAGGGCATGCACTACTCGCTGGTGTCGCGCGAGGTCATCGCCGACTCGGTCGAGACGGTGTTCGGCGCCGAGCGGCTCGACGGCGCCGTCCTGCTGGCCGGCTGTGACAAGTCCGCGCCGGCCATGCTGATGGCGGCCGCGAGGCTCGACGTCGCCGCCACCTTCCTCTACGCCGGGTCGATTCTGCCGGGCAAGGTCGGCGACCGCGAGGTCACCATCATCGACGCGTTCGAGGCGGTCGGCGCCTGCGCCCGCGGGCTCATCACCCGCGAGGAGGTCGACGAGATCGAGCGGGCCATCTGCCCCGGCGAGGGCGCGTGCGGCGGCATGTACACCGCCAACACCATGGCCAGCGCGGCCGAGGCGCTCGGCATGTCGCTGCCGGGCAGCGCCGCGCCGCCCGCCGTCGACCGGCGCCGTGACGGGTACGCCCGCAGGTCCGGCGAGGCCGTCGTCAACCTGCTGCGCCTCGGCATCACCACCCGCGACATCCTGACCAAGGAGGCGTTCGAGAACGCCATCGCCGTGGTCATGGCGGTCGGCGGCTCCACCAACGCCGTCCTGCACCTGATGGCCATCGCGCACGAGGCCGGCGTCAAGCTGGAGCTGGACGACTTCAACCGCATCGGCGACCGCGTCCCGCACCTGGCGGACGTGAAGCCGTTCGGCCGCTACGTGATGACCGACGTCGACCGCGTCGGCGGTGTGCCGGTCATCATGAAGGCGCTGCTCGACGCCGGACTGCTGCACGGCGACACCATGACGGTCACCGGCAAGACCATGGCCGAGAACCTCGCCGACATCGCACCGCCGGACGTCGACGGCAAGATCATCCACGCGATGTCCGACCCGATCCACAAGACCGGCGGGCTGACCGTGCTGCGCGGCTCGCTCGCGCCCGACGGCGCCGTCGTCAAGTCCGCGGGCTTCGACACCGCCGTCTTCGAGGGCACCGCGAAGGTGTTCGACGGCGAGCGGGGCGCCATGGACGCCGTCGAGAACAACACGCTGGAGAAGAACGACGTCATCGTCATCCGCTACGAGGGCCCGAAGGGCGGCCCGGGCATGCGCGAGATGCTCGCCGTCACCGGCGCCATCAAGGGTGCCGGCCTCGGCAAGGACGTCCTGCTGGTCACCGACGGCCGGTTTTCCGGCGGGACGACGGGGCCGTGCATCGGGCACGTCGCGCCGGAGGCCGTCGACGGCGGCCCCATCGCGTTCGTCCAGAACGGCGACCGCATCCGGCTCGACCTCGCCAACCGCACCCTCGAGCTGCTGGTCGACGACGACGAGCTGGCGCGCCGCCGGGCCGGGTGGACCCCGCCGGCGCCCAAGCACGAGCGCGGCGTGCTGGCGAAGTACGCCAAGCTGGTCGGCTCGGCCGCCAACGGAGCGGTCTGCGACTGAGCTCTCCGAACGCGAGGTGATCAACAGGCCGTCGCTATCCCCAGAGGGGTCGGCACGGCCTGTTGATCACCGGGGTGGGTGTTCCAGGAAGCCGGCCAGCGCGCTCATGTCCTGCGAGCCGAGGCCTGCCTCCAGCGCGGCCTCGACGACGTGCTGGTTGGTCGCCGCCTGCGGCATCCGGGTTCCGGTGCGTTCCGCGAGCCTGAGGATCAGCTCCAGGTCCTTCGCGACCAGGTCCAGGCTGAACGCCACCGGCGTCTCGTCCGGCCGCTCGAACGCCGCCCGCTTGTAGAGCACGAACGGTGCGGCGACGGCGCTGCCGGCGAACACCTCGTAGGCCACCGACCGCTCCACCCCGGCGCGCTCGGCCAGCACCAGCGCCTCCGCCAGCGCCTCGTTGAGGGCGTGTACCAGCGCGTTGACGGCGAGCTTCATGGTGGCACCGGCGCCGGTGTCGCCGACGTGGAAGATCTGGCGGGCCAGCCGGTCGAGCACCGGTCGGGCCCGGTCCAGGTCGGCCGCCGTCCCGCCGGCCATGACCGTGAGCTCGCCGCGCTCGACCAGGGGCACGCTGCCGGACACCGGCGCGTCGAGGAACCCGCCGCCGCGCTCGCGCACCGCCGCGGCGAGCGACCCAACCGTTCGCGGGTCGACGGTGCTGGTGTCGGCGACGACGGTGCCCGGGCCGACGCCCGCGGCCACGCCGTCCGGGCCCGCGTAGGCCGCCTGGCAGGCAGCGTCGTCGGCCAGCGAGACCAGCACGACGGGGCCGGCCGCGGCCGCCTCCCGCGCCGTCGGCGCGACTCGCGCTCCGGTGGCCTCCGCCACCGCGTCCGCGCGCGATGCCGTCCGGTTGTAGACGACGACGTCCGCCCCGGCCGCTCGCAGCCGGCCCACCATCGCCGCGCCCATCCGGCCGGCGCCGACCACTCCGACCCTGCCCATCACACCGCTCACGTCAGCAGCCAGCCGCTGTCGACGGCGAGGTTCACGCCGTTCATCGAGCCGTTGCGCAGCAGGAAGTCCGCGGCGTCCGCGACGTCGGCCATGGTGGCCAGCCGCCCGGTCGGGGTGCGGGCGCGCACCGCGTCCAGCGGTTTGCCCCGCCAGTAGGGGCTGTCGCCGACGATCCCCGGATGGATCGCGTTCACCCGGATCGGGGCCAGCTCCACGGCGAGGGTGTGCACCAGGCCGCTGATGCCGCCGTTGATGGTGGAGACCGTGGTCGATCCGGGGTACGGGCGGTCCTTCGCCAGCCCGCCGAACAGCACGATGGCGGCGTCGGGAGCCAGCCGCGGCAGCAGCGTGTGGATCACCTCGGTGTACCCGACCAGCTTGAGCGTGACCAGCTGGCTGGCGCTCACGGCGTCGTACCCGGCGGCGGTGTTCTGGTCGCGGTCGATCGCCGCGACGACCAGGTGGTCGACCCGCTCGACACCGGCCAGCGCCGGACCGATGGCGGCGGGGGCGGCGAGCTCGACCGCGACCCCTCGGACGTGGTCGCCGATCTCCGCGGCCACCTTGGCGGTCCGCTCAGGGTCACGGCCGGTGATGACGACGTCGTCGCCGCCGGCGGCCCGGCGGGCGGCGAGTTCGCGGCCGATGCCGGACGTACCGCCGACCACCAGCAGCGTCCTGCGATCACTCACCGGAGCCTCCCAACACCTCGCGCAGGTAGTTCCAGTCGCGCGCGAACCGGTACGAGTACCGGGGCGGCGGCTGCGGTGCCTGTGTTTCCAGCCAGCGCACGATGCCGTCGCCGGCGTTGGCGAACGCGTGCGCGCAGCCGACCCCGGCCCACGCGATGTCGCCCGGTTCCAGCAGGTAGGTCTGGCCGTCGAAGGACGCCTCGACCGTGCCGTCAAGGATCAGGTACGTCTCCTCGAACGGGTGGTCGTGCGGGCTGGCCGCGCCGGCGGGGTCGTACTGCACCATGAACATGGTGGTCAGCTGGGCGCCGAGGTCGCTGTCGACCATCTGCTTGACGTTGATGCCGCCATAGACCAGCAGGGCGGTACGCATGCTGGCGGAGACGGCGAGCAGCTGCTGCGACTGCTGGGCAGGGTCGAGGTGCGACGGCCGGATGTTCCCGAACCGGTGGGTGCGCGGATCGCGGACGTCGACGGGCACGGCGTCGCTCACCGGCAGCTCCGGCACCAGGAACGTGTCGTCCTCGAAGCGCAGCCTCGGCTGCGGACCCTGCATCTCCGCCCAGCGCGCGACATCGCCGCCGTCGTTGCGCCAGGCGTGCGGCAGCGCCACCGGGATCAGCCCGTAGTCGCCGGCTGTCACCCGGTGCGCGCCGTCGGGAGTGACGACGACGGCTGAGCCGGACAGCAGGTGGAAGGACTCCTCGAAGGAGTGAACGTGCGACGGCACCGCTCCGCCGGGGTCGAGCTCACACAACCCGAACCCGGTGTGCACGGCGCCGGTGTCCTCGCCGACCACCGTCCACCGCCGGTAGCCGGTGGCGCCCGCGGCCCAGCCGGCCGGCTCGTCGTAGCCGGCCTGGGCCGCGGGGCGGACCAGGTGCCGCGACGTCACGCCGCGTCCGCCTTGCGCTTCGCCAGCTCGGTGACCAGGTGGTCGCGGGCGCCCTCGACCAGCTCCCGGGCCCGGACGGTGTCGGCCAGCAGTCGCCCGTCCCGCTTGCGCACGATGCCGTCGACGATCACCGTCTCGACGTTGGACACGTCGGCGGCCAGGACGACCGCGGCCACCGGGTCGATCACCGGTGCGACGTTGAGCGCGGTCGCGTCGATGAGGACGACGTCGGCGCGTTTGCCCGGGGTCAGCGAACCGGTGCGGTCCTCCAGGCCGGCCACGTGCGCGCCGTTGATCGTGGCCATCTCCAGCACTCTGCGTGCGGTCAGCATGGTCTCCGGCACGGTGGTGTCGGCCTCCCAGCTGGTCGCGTTGATGCGGGCCCGGTCGCCGGCGAAGGCCGCCCGCATCTGCGTGAACATGTCGCCGGGCACGGTCGTGACCACGTCGATGGACAGGCTCGGCCGCAGCCCGAACTGGTAGCTCTTGGCGATCGGCGGCCAGCCGTGCCCCATCTGCAGCTCGACCTGGGCTGCGATGGAGACGGTGCCGCCGGTGTCGGCGACCCGGCGCCACTCGTGGTCGCTGAAGTAGCAGCAGTGGACGTACGTGGTGTCCGGCCCGAGCAGCCCGAGCCGGTCGAGCTGCTCCACCATGGCGAACCGGCCCGCGAGCCGCCCCATGCCGACATGCACCGTGATCGGTATGCCCAGCTCGCGGGCCAGGTTCCATTCCGCCTGGACGACCTCGTCCTGGCAGAAGCCCGGGCCGCGCGTGGCCAGTGCCATGGTGAGCAGTCCGTCGTCGCCGGGAACGTAGGTGTCGCGCACCCGGCGGACGTCGTCGCCGGGGATGACCTCGGCGCTGTTGAACCAGTACGTCGCCAGCGACGTGTTGGCCGAGCCGTACGCGTACTGCGCGCGGATCCCGCTCTCGCGCAGTCCGGCGATGGCGGCGTCGGGATGCTGGCTGGTGTTGTTGATGTGCGACCAGTCGACCAGCGTCGTGATGCCCGCGTTCAGGCACTCCAGCGACCCGGCCAGGTTGCTGGCGTAGACGTCGTCGGGCCGGTACAGCGGTGCGAAGCTGTCCAGCACCTCGACGAAGTAGTCGTCGAGCGTCGCGTCCGGCGCGCAGGTGCGGATCGCAGTCTCCCAGGTGTGCCGGTGCGTGTCGACGAAACCGGGAACGACGATCCGCC
It encodes:
- a CDS encoding amidohydrolase family protein, coding for MNTRLLLRNGHVISMDPQIGDLPHGDLLIEDGTIVAVGAGLAAEVTDADVIDATGRIVVPGFVDTHRHTWETAIRTCAPDATLDDYFVEVLDSFAPLYRPDDVYASNLAGSLECLNAGITTLVDWSHINNTSQHPDAAIAGLRESGIRAQYAYGSANTSLATYWFNSAEVIPGDDVRRVRDTYVPGDDGLLTMALATRGPGFCQDEVVQAEWNLARELGIPITVHVGMGRLAGRFAMVEQLDRLGLLGPDTTYVHCCYFSDHEWRRVADTGGTVSIAAQVELQMGHGWPPIAKSYQFGLRPSLSIDVVTTVPGDMFTQMRAAFAGDRARINATSWEADTTVPETMLTARRVLEMATINGAHVAGLEDRTGSLTPGKRADVVLIDATALNVAPVIDPVAAVVLAADVSNVETVIVDGIVRKRDGRLLADTVRARELVEGARDHLVTELAKRKADAA